The Sorghum bicolor cultivar BTx623 chromosome 6, Sorghum_bicolor_NCBIv3, whole genome shotgun sequence genome contains the following window.
ccactatttcaaattataaggcatattgacttttctaaattgaatttactatgtatctagacacaaCTATATATGTATACACATAACAAATTCAATATATGTAGAAAtatcaaaatattttataatttggaatagagggagaCATAATTTACACAATacaacttatgtacataagttacACAACTAATACACTAGTGTATATAGAAAGTTACGCAGTTATTATACACAAACAGAAGTTATACAATACAACTTAGCAGAATAGGTTAGCAACATAACTTAGTAGAATAAGTTAGCAATATAACTTATATGTTAtaagttaatatacataaattgatactagaaaaataaaaatcttcGAAACATACAAAAGTGAGGTCTAGTTTTGTTCGCCTCGTCGCGTTGAACACACCGGTGTAGACGGAATTAAAAATAAATACATCATTTAAAAGTTAtagtaatttgaaataaatattttgcttTTTTCATGATGACGTCAAGCAGAAAAAGAAGTGAGAGGAGAGGGAAGGAGGGTGGGCGGCCGGCATGTATCCTTCGCTGGATATCATTCGCTAGATTCAAAACTAGCGAACGACCGTAACAATGGAATTGTGCTGCCCGGTTGGTGTGTTCCATTCCATGGCCTCATGCTGCGAGTATCACAGGGGGCAGGGGAATCTACAGCGCTGCCCACCTATATTAGGTTCaacggctttgtttagttcaccccgaaatccaaaaagttttcaagattccccgtcacatcgaatcttgcggcacatgcatgaagcattaaatatagacgaaaacaaaaactaattacacagtttgtctgtaaatcacgagacgaatcttttgatcttagttagttcatgattgaacaatatttgtcaaataaaaacaaaagtgctacagtagcgaaatctaaaattttttcagaactaaacaaggccgtactcACAAGAAGAGGGCCAGCAGCACAGCACGATGCAGAATCTTTTGTGTTCTCATCATCAAGGCAACTCTATGGAGTTCCCTAAAAAAAAGGCAACTCTATGGAGCATATTCAATGAACGTTGGGATATCAGTAAGTTTGGCAACAAATACTACTCCGTATTTTTTTTTCGGATTGCAATGGCGACAGTCATGACACCAGCACACCATTTGGTTGAACAACACGATACCTGGGGTAGTAGTATCTGACCAGGCGGCCAACAGGCACATTGCACAACCACACGGTCCCTTTCTATTTGGCGGCTAGCCGACTCTAGTTTGTTTGCTGGGATTTATCAGCCGAATCAGTTAgtcattcaacagtgtttttttcttacaataaatcagctAACATTGTACTTTCTACCACAAACGAACAAACCAGAGGCGCCTGGAGTTGGGTCATTGGACGGCTGCGTGTTCACAAAACGGGGCAAAAAGAGTATATACGTATATTCGGCTAAGGGAGAGAAAATAGCTAGGACGTTACAATATGCGTGTACGACAAGATGCATTTCCTATACAATAGAACAACTTACCTTAGCCGAAGTAACCGAAGTCTTTCACAAGTTTGTCACAATATATTTCACACAGTCCCATCGATTCTAATTTGACATAAGAGATTGAATTTCGAATTGTAACCAACAGCCACTTAATTAGAGTTTGAAGTTTGAATTCAAAACTGATTTTGATTTCTGATCTACAAGTTATAATTGAAAGCTGACCTATCAACTTTAATTCCAAATTTCCAATATTTGAAACTCGATGCTTTTACCTAGAACCTAAGCACGgagccaaaaataaaaataaaaaacagtgTCCTTTCTTTTTGGCGTCATGCTTTTATATGTTGAGTAGTAAGTTATGTACAAAGTTACCACACatactctctctcacacacacgcgCGTAATATAATAAATTTTAGTTTGTTCTAAATCGAACCACACTCTAAGATTGACCGAACTGAttgaaaaatattaatatttgtggCATCAAAGTGGTAAactataaaatatttttaataaTGTACCTTATGATGTTGGATTAATATCATAAGCATTatgtatttttaaaaaaaaacttggttaaacttaggccttgtttagttaactccgaaaaccaaaaagtttttttcaagatttcctgtcacatcaaatcttgcggcacatgcataaaacattaaatatagacgaaaataaaaactaatcacacagtttgactgtaaatcgcgagacgattcttttgaccctagttagtctatgattggacaatatttaccacaaacaaacgaaagtgctacaatagcgaaatccaatttttttcacatctaaataaggccttaataGTTTTACTTTGGGTAATTtaaactcaggccttgtttagatacaaaatctttttggatttcgctactgtagcactttcgtttgtttgtggcaaatattatctaatcatagactaactagggtcaaaagattcgtctcacgatttacagagaaactgtgtaattagtttttgttttcgtctgtatttagtgcttcatgcatgtgtcgcaagattcgatgtgacgagaaatcttgaaaaatttttggatttcggtaggaactaaacaaggcctcactatATTTTAGGAAGAAGAGAATATTTGGTTTGGTCATGCGCGTGAGGGATGCTTGACTTAAGATGAAGTTGTTGCTGTTATATTTGTTTAGCTCTATCATTCGTGGTGGTGAGGTTGGCGGGCGTCCAAGTTTTGCTGGGTTGGTGCACCCAGCACCCGTGCTGGTGCTGCTGACCATCGCATGAATGCCCGATTACTTTTGTCGATGTAGGCACCTGCTGCTAATGTCATAGTGTTAATTTATACTTTTACGCAAATCATCACTTGTgatcagcaaaaaaaaaaaagggctaATGCCATACGACAAGCTAGCTACTTTTACGCAATTATGCCAGGAAACACGAGCAAGCAATGAGTGGCCAGAGCTCATCGCTTACTATTCGCGAAAAGATCGTTGGAAAGTTTTTGAACACTCCAGTGGCACGCAGATGATGCACCGGTGTAGTAGTGTACGGCGCAAATCGAGTGCCAGCGCCGGACGTGCCGGGCTCCGCCGTGGCCCCTTTGTCCGCCACTCCTCCCCCTGCTACCGGAATATGGGTCGGGGATCCGCCGCGCGTGTCCCCAGAAAGGCAGGAACCAACCCGCCCCGACCCAGCGGTCATGAAAAAGCCTCAAAAGTGAACGAAAACGTCAAGTAACGGAAGAGCCCGTGACTGCAACTCCGCAACGGCACAAACGATGCCCGTCGCCGGCCCTGCAGAGCCACTCCTGCCGGCCAAGGCCAACACAACGCAACGCGCGCACGCCTTCCTCGCGCGCGCACTCCCCAGGTCCCGCCGTCCCAGCTGCCGCTGCTCCACCTATAAAACCCCCAGTCTCTTCTCTTCTGACCCGCCACTCGGCGCACGGCAAAAGGCAGTGGAGCACACCCACGACCACGAATGATGGCCGGGTACCGCCGCGCCATCTCGTTCCCGGCCCCGAAGCCCGCGGCCGACGGCGCCTTCGCGCTGGCGACCGCGAGCGACAAGCTGGCCGCGTACCGCATCCGGTCGTCCAGCCTCCCCTGCCGCTTCCACccgctgctgctgcagctggACGACGACGTGGCCGCGCTGCGCCTCGTGATCGGCCAGTCGTCATCCCCCCCGCCCTGCGGCACGCCCACGGCGTCGTCCGTGTCCGCGGCGGCGTCGCAGGTGTGCCGTGTCCTCGTCTCGCTCTCGGACCTGCTGCACCACCCGCAGGCGCAGGAGCCGCTGCGCCGCCTGGGCCGCTCGTCGCGCCTCGCGGAGCGCCTCCTCGACGACTTCCTCCGCCTCGCCGACGCGCACGGCAGCTTCCGCCAGGCGCTCGTCGCGCTCGCCGCGCTCCAGGCCGAGACGCGCGCCGCGctgcgccgcggcggcggcggcggcggcgaccggcCAAGGCTGGCGTCCGCGTGTCGCGCGCAGCGGCGCGCGGCGCGCGACCTCCCGCGCCTCGCGGCCGCCGTGCGCGCCGTGGCCGCCAAGCCTCCCGCGCCGCTCCCCGAGGGCCTCCCCGCGGACACTGCGGCGCTCGCGGCCGCGCTCGCCGACGCCACCGTCGCCGTGGCGTCCGGCTCCGCGGCCGTCTTCTCCGGCCTCTCCTCGCTCTCCAACGCCGCCGCTTCCGCCCGCATCGTCGAGGTCGCCTCCACTCCTTGCTGGGTCACCGCCGCCCCCGCGAGACTCACCGGCTCGTCGGACGCGCCGAGGACCAGCAGCCGCCACCGTATATGGTAGGTGGCCGACCTCGTGCGCTGGATGTCGCGCGCCAAGCGGCGGTCCGCCGAGAAgcagaacggcggcggcggcggcggcgaggaggacgAGTCTTCCACCGTGCAGCTCCGGTCCGAGGCGCGCATGAAGCCTGAGGAGAAAGCGCGGAAGGCGGCGTTCGAGCGGCACGAGAACTTGGAGCGCTGCATCGCCAACGTTGACGGCAGCGGCGAGAAGGTGTTCCGAGCGTTGGTCAACACCAGAGTGTCCTTGCTCAACATTCTCAGCCCGGGCTTCTGATGTCCGCTGAACCACACGAATTGAAATTTCAGAATTTGATTCTAGGTCGCATGCTTGGACAAAAATCTGTACATAtagggggggggaggggggggaaGAATACCGTCCTGGAGTCAAATCTGTTCGTGTTCGTTCACCTGCATCTTTCACGAGATTTGGTTTGAAACCAGGCGTTCTCAATTGCAAAAAGTCGCAATTTTTGGCTGTGTTGTTGTCAACCACCACTCCGGAGAGGGCATATAGATTGATTGATGCCAATTGAGATTTTTGCATAACAAAATATACCA
Protein-coding sequences here:
- the LOC8057573 gene encoding uncharacterized protein LOC8057573 gives rise to the protein MAGYRRAISFPAPKPAADGAFALATASDKLAAYRIRSSSLPCRFHPLLLQLDDDVAALRLVIGQSSSPPPCGTPTASSVSAAASQVCRVLVSLSDLLHHPQAQEPLRRLGRSSRLAERLLDDFLRLADAHGSFRQALVALAALQAETRAALRRGGGGGGDRPRLASACRAQRRAARDLPRLAAAVRAVAAKPPAPLPEGLPADTAALAAALADATVAVASGSAAVFSGLSSLSNAAASARIVEVASTPCWVTAAPARLTGSSDAPRTSSRHRIW